The proteins below are encoded in one region of Caldisalinibacter kiritimatiensis:
- a CDS encoding ABC transporter permease, which yields MNKYMWIVFKKELKDTFRDRKTIFSSIIIPILIFPILALAIGSGTSKFIEEGEKPIDIAIISEENYDVVNFLKNHQGVSVKEVENPNEALEELEIKAIVKINRDFDKNIQKGLTGGIEIIYDESSQKSSMAEPRLRSIIKQYADNLVVKRLKAKGINPNILNAVDIKSSSLSVEEDGYGIMLFSMMLPMLLTIWSAAGGIPSATDLGAGEKERQTLEPLLTTNASRTSIILGKYFTVVTAGIIATIASLIGFILATQISPDFLGTGVILPIKSIIVIALFCIGLTLTFSGLELAISFFARNFKEAQTYLTPITIILLIPAYFTMYLDGKAIPDSYFYIPVINIISIIKEALVSIYNPIHIITVSIWTIIYISIAIFITVKMFNKESVIFRN from the coding sequence ATGAATAAATATATGTGGATTGTATTTAAAAAAGAATTAAAGGACACATTTAGGGATAGAAAAACTATTTTTTCGAGTATAATCATACCTATACTAATATTTCCTATATTAGCCTTAGCTATTGGAAGTGGAACGTCAAAGTTTATAGAAGAAGGAGAAAAGCCAATAGATATTGCTATAATAAGTGAAGAAAATTATGATGTAGTTAATTTTTTGAAAAATCATCAAGGCGTATCTGTTAAAGAAGTAGAGAATCCTAATGAAGCACTAGAGGAGCTAGAAATAAAAGCTATAGTAAAAATTAATAGGGATTTTGATAAAAATATTCAAAAGGGATTAACAGGCGGAATAGAAATTATTTATGATGAATCAAGTCAAAAATCTAGTATGGCAGAGCCTAGATTAAGGTCAATAATAAAACAATATGCTGATAATTTAGTTGTAAAAAGATTAAAAGCTAAAGGAATTAATCCTAATATACTTAATGCCGTTGATATAAAGAGTTCATCTCTTTCTGTAGAAGAAGATGGATACGGTATTATGCTGTTTTCTATGATGTTACCTATGTTACTTACAATATGGTCTGCAGCAGGTGGTATACCATCAGCTACTGATTTAGGTGCAGGTGAAAAGGAAAGACAGACTTTAGAGCCACTTTTAACGACTAATGCTAGCAGAACATCTATTATTTTAGGTAAGTATTTTACAGTGGTAACAGCAGGTATAATAGCTACTATTGCGTCATTGATTGGATTTATATTAGCAACACAAATTAGTCCTGATTTTTTAGGTACAGGAGTTATTCTTCCTATAAAATCAATAATAGTAATAGCTTTATTTTGTATAGGGCTTACTTTAACATTTAGTGGACTTGAATTAGCTATTAGTTTCTTTGCTAGAAACTTTAAGGAAGCACAAACCTATTTGACACCAATAACGATAATATTATTAATACCAGCGTATTTTACAATGTATCTTGATGGTAAGGCAATACCTGATAGCTACTTTTATATACCTGTAATAAACATAATATCAATCATAAAAGAGGCTTTAGTATCAATTTATAATCCTATTCATATAATAACTGTATCTATATGGACTATTATATATATTTCAATAGCAATTTTTATAACAGTAAAAATGTTTAATAAAGAGTCAGTTATATTTAGAAATTAG
- a CDS encoding CarD family transcriptional regulator yields the protein MFNIGDKIVYPMHGAGIIESIEEKEILGSKKKYYVMKMPMGDMKVMVPMDNIDDIGIREVISAKEMEQVFAVLGDDQTKMPQNWNRRYRANMDKIKSGDIYEIASVVRNLMIRDKKKGLSTGERKMLNNAKQMLVSEIVLAKEINEQEAEQLIDHIVK from the coding sequence ATGTTTAATATTGGTGATAAAATAGTTTACCCAATGCATGGTGCTGGTATTATTGAGTCCATTGAAGAAAAAGAAATATTGGGTAGTAAGAAGAAATATTATGTTATGAAGATGCCTATGGGGGATATGAAAGTTATGGTACCGATGGATAATATAGATGACATAGGCATAAGAGAAGTAATAAGTGCTAAGGAAATGGAGCAGGTATTTGCAGTTCTAGGAGATGACCAAACGAAGATGCCGCAAAATTGGAACAGAAGGTATAGGGCTAATATGGACAAAATTAAAAGTGGTGACATTTACGAAATAGCAAGTGTAGTACGTAATCTAATGATAAGAGATAAGAAAAAGGGTTTATCCACGGGAGAAAGAAAAATGCTAAACAATGCAAAACAAATGTTAGTAAGTGAAATTGTATTAGCTAAAGAAATAAACGAGCAAGAAGCTGAACAATTAATAGACCATATCGTTAAGTAG
- a CDS encoding ATP-binding cassette domain-containing protein, which produces MIEVKELSKKFKEVEAVKGISFEVKKGEVFGLLGENGAGKTTTLRMLATMLKPTRGTALINGVDLLQAQKEIRRRIGILFGGETGLYDRLTARENIEYFGLLNGMTKEQISNRIQELSEILNMQEYIDRRAGKLSKGMKQKVALARSIVHDPEIMLFDEPTSGLDVTAIRIVHKFIKRLKNQGKTIVFSSHSMAEVEKLCDTVGVIHKGEMVEVTNLEELKRKYAGVELEEIFVKLVGDKNE; this is translated from the coding sequence TTGATTGAGGTAAAGGAATTAAGTAAAAAATTTAAAGAAGTGGAAGCTGTTAAAGGTATTTCATTTGAAGTTAAAAAAGGTGAGGTGTTTGGACTTCTAGGAGAAAATGGTGCAGGAAAGACGACAACCCTTAGAATGTTAGCTACCATGTTGAAGCCTACTCGAGGAACAGCCTTGATTAATGGTGTAGACCTTTTACAAGCTCAAAAAGAAATTAGAAGACGAATAGGGATTTTGTTTGGTGGAGAAACAGGGCTTTATGACAGATTAACAGCACGTGAGAATATTGAGTATTTTGGATTGTTAAATGGAATGACAAAAGAACAAATATCTAATAGGATACAAGAATTAAGTGAAATATTAAATATGCAAGAATACATCGATAGAAGAGCAGGTAAGCTGTCTAAAGGTATGAAGCAGAAGGTTGCTCTTGCTAGAAGTATAGTACACGACCCTGAAATAATGCTTTTCGATGAACCAACTTCGGGATTAGATGTAACTGCTATTAGAATAGTACATAAGTTTATAAAAAGATTAAAGAATCAGGGGAAGACTATAGTATTTTCAAGTCATTCTATGGCAGAGGTTGAAAAATTATGTGATACTGTAGGGGTTATACATAAGGGTGAAATGGTTGAAGTAACAAATTTAGAAGAGCTTAAACGTAAATATGCAGGTGTTGAGCTAGAAGAAATATTTGTAAAGTTGGTGGGGGATAAAAATGAATAA
- a CDS encoding PIN/TRAM domain-containing protein: MLNKVIRGLLIIIGMSLGLGVVALVKSVGLLEISERISLYMYIGISLVFGIIFFIISPKIIKVGKKVVAMVEGELQNVPTGDMILGSIGLIFGLIIAFLASQPFYNFEIPYLGTAISIVLYLLFGYLGVKIPTRKKEDFSNLTSIFKRNTLKDKGNKSKTKVRPKVLDTSVIIDGRIADICQTGFIEGPLIIPEFVLEELRHIADSSDGLKRNRGRRGLDILNKIQKEIDIEVIIDPRDFDDINEVDSKLLKLAEKLEGKVVTNDFNLNKVAEFHGVEVLNINELANAVKPIVIPGEEMVVQVIKDGKESGQGIAYLDDGTMIVVDGGKKHIGETIGVMVTSVLQTAAGRMIFAKPKAMIDKAV, translated from the coding sequence ATGTTAAACAAGGTAATTAGAGGTTTACTTATTATCATAGGAATGTCTTTAGGGTTAGGTGTAGTAGCTCTAGTTAAATCAGTTGGGCTATTGGAAATTTCAGAAAGAATAAGCTTATACATGTATATAGGAATAAGTTTAGTTTTTGGAATTATATTTTTTATTATTTCTCCTAAAATTATAAAAGTTGGAAAGAAAGTTGTAGCTATGGTAGAAGGAGAATTGCAAAATGTACCAACTGGAGATATGATTCTAGGTTCGATAGGTCTGATTTTCGGATTAATAATTGCATTTCTAGCTAGTCAACCATTTTATAATTTTGAAATTCCTTATTTAGGCACAGCTATTTCAATAGTATTATATTTACTTTTTGGATATCTAGGAGTAAAGATTCCTACTAGAAAAAAAGAGGATTTTTCAAATTTAACAAGTATTTTTAAGAGGAATACTTTAAAGGACAAAGGAAACAAATCAAAGACTAAAGTTAGACCTAAAGTGCTAGATACAAGTGTAATAATAGACGGTAGGATTGCAGATATATGTCAAACAGGATTTATAGAAGGTCCATTGATTATACCAGAGTTTGTGCTAGAGGAATTAAGACATATAGCTGATTCTTCAGATGGTTTAAAGAGAAATAGAGGTAGAAGAGGTTTAGATATATTAAATAAAATTCAAAAGGAAATAGACATAGAAGTTATAATTGACCCTAGAGACTTTGATGATATAAACGAAGTAGATAGTAAACTTCTAAAACTAGCGGAAAAATTAGAAGGGAAAGTAGTAACTAATGACTTTAACTTAAATAAGGTGGCAGAATTTCATGGTGTAGAGGTATTAAATATAAACGAATTAGCTAATGCAGTAAAACCAATAGTTATTCCTGGAGAGGAAATGGTAGTGCAAGTGATAAAGGACGGAAAAGAATCAGGTCAAGGTATTGCATATCTAGATGATGGAACAATGATAGTAGTTGATGGTGGTAAAAAACATATAGGAGAAACTATTGGGGTTATGGTAACTAGTGTATTACAAACGGCTGCTGGAAGAATGATATTTGCAAAACCAAAGGCCATGATAGATAAGGCTGTATAA
- the ispD gene encoding 2-C-methyl-D-erythritol 4-phosphate cytidylyltransferase, protein MSYENKYVSVVIPAAGMGKRMKSTINKQYIILKDKPVLAHTIERFDKCQYIDEIVLVVREDEIDYCRENIVKKYNFQKIKSIVAGGKERQDSVYNGLFAVNDKCQIVLVHDGARPFVTEKNIVDGIEGVIKHKACVIGVPVKDTIKVIDQSNSIIDTPNRSTLWSVQTPQCFEYDILLKAYEKAKQESYTATDDSMLVENLGYKVKMIMGSYKNIKLTTPEDLEFGLVILKEVK, encoded by the coding sequence ATGAGCTATGAAAATAAGTATGTATCAGTTGTAATTCCAGCAGCAGGTATGGGAAAAAGAATGAAAAGCACCATTAATAAACAATATATTATTCTTAAAGATAAACCGGTGTTGGCCCATACTATAGAAAGGTTTGATAAATGCCAATATATAGATGAAATAGTTTTAGTTGTAAGGGAAGATGAAATAGACTATTGTCGTGAAAATATAGTTAAAAAATATAACTTTCAGAAGATAAAAAGTATAGTTGCTGGAGGAAAAGAAAGACAGGATTCTGTGTATAATGGTTTATTTGCTGTTAATGATAAATGTCAAATTGTATTAGTTCACGATGGAGCAAGACCTTTTGTGACAGAAAAGAATATAGTAGATGGAATTGAAGGAGTTATTAAACATAAAGCTTGTGTAATTGGAGTCCCAGTAAAAGATACTATAAAAGTTATAGACCAAAGTAACAGTATAATTGACACTCCAAACCGCAGTACACTCTGGAGCGTTCAGACTCCTCAATGCTTTGAGTATGATATATTATTAAAAGCTTATGAAAAAGCAAAACAGGAATCATATACAGCAACAGATGATAGTATGTTAGTAGAAAATTTAGGATATAAGGTGAAAATGATAATGGGTAGTTATAAGAATATTAAATTGACAACCCCAGAAGACTTAGAGTTTGGTTTAGTTATACTAAAGGAGGTAAAGTAA
- the ispF gene encoding 2-C-methyl-D-erythritol 2,4-cyclodiphosphate synthase yields MRIGIGYDVHKLVEGRKLVLGGVEIEHSKGLLGHSDADVLIHAIMDSILGALGLGDIGRHFPDTDNKYKDISSMKLLEEVYEKMNEKGYKVNNIDAIIVAQKPKLAPYIEEMRQNIAAVLNTSKDNVNIKATTTEKLGFEGREEGISAQAVCTIDRM; encoded by the coding sequence ATGAGAATAGGAATAGGATATGATGTACATAAGTTGGTTGAAGGTAGAAAACTTGTACTTGGTGGAGTAGAAATAGAACATTCTAAGGGATTATTAGGACATTCAGATGCAGATGTACTAATACATGCCATTATGGACAGTATTTTAGGAGCTTTAGGTTTAGGCGATATAGGTAGGCATTTTCCTGATACAGATAATAAATATAAAGATATTTCAAGCATGAAATTACTTGAGGAAGTGTATGAAAAAATGAATGAAAAGGGATATAAGGTAAATAACATTGATGCAATAATAGTGGCACAAAAACCTAAACTTGCTCCGTATATTGAAGAGATGAGACAAAATATAGCAGCGGTTTTAAATACTTCTAAAGACAACGTAAATATAAAAGCTACTACAACAGAGAAGCTGGGGTTTGAAGGTAGAGAAGAGGGAATATCAGCTCAAGCTGTTTGTACTATTGATAGGATGTAG